From one Pedobacter faecalis genomic stretch:
- a CDS encoding menaquinone biosynthesis family protein produces the protein MKLTLGFSPCPNDTFIFDALIHQKIDTEGLEFDVSFDDVETLNHKAFKGDLHITKLSFHAFAYVYENYVLLDAGSALGFGVGPMLIAKDEQLVGRLNDLHPDLRIGIPGKYTTANFLLNIAFPHLSNKRELIFSSIEPALLSGEIDLGLIIHENRFTYQEKGLHKIIDLGNYWEELTGCAIPLGGIVIRRDVDPKIQHKVNRLIRRSVEFAFEHPKSGLSFIKSHAQEMSEAVMYKHIDLYVNKYSAHLGIEGRRAIDTLFNLAQKKGILQPLSKSLFLTS, from the coding sequence ATGAAACTTACTTTAGGCTTTTCCCCGTGTCCGAATGACACCTTTATATTTGACGCCCTTATCCATCAAAAGATAGATACGGAAGGTCTGGAGTTTGACGTCAGCTTCGACGACGTGGAAACTTTAAATCATAAAGCATTCAAGGGAGACCTGCATATCACCAAATTAAGTTTTCATGCGTTTGCCTATGTATATGAGAATTATGTCCTGCTTGACGCGGGAAGCGCGTTGGGTTTTGGTGTAGGGCCAATGCTGATTGCTAAAGACGAGCAGCTTGTGGGGCGGCTAAACGATCTGCACCCGGATTTGAGAATTGGTATTCCCGGAAAATATACGACAGCAAACTTCCTTCTGAATATTGCCTTTCCCCATTTAAGCAATAAGCGCGAATTGATTTTTTCAAGCATTGAGCCCGCACTGCTAAGCGGAGAAATTGACCTCGGCCTCATTATCCATGAGAACCGGTTTACGTACCAAGAGAAGGGATTGCACAAAATCATCGACCTGGGGAATTACTGGGAAGAGCTTACCGGCTGTGCAATTCCGCTTGGCGGCATTGTTATACGTCGTGACGTGGACCCCAAGATTCAGCACAAGGTAAACCGGCTTATAAGGAGGTCCGTCGAATTCGCGTTTGAGCACCCAAAATCGGGGCTTTCCTTCATTAAATCTCATGCGCAGGAAATGAGTGAGGCAGTCATGTACAAGCACATTGACCTTTATGTGAATAAGTACAGCGCCCATTTGGGCATTGAGGGAAGAAGGGCCATCGATACCCTGTTTAATTTGGCACAGAAGAAGGGGATATTGCAACCCCTGAGCAAAAGTCTGTTCTTAACGTCGTAA
- a CDS encoding ABC transporter permease has protein sequence MNTSFYIARRYLFSKKATNAINVISAISMVGVFVGSAALIVILSVFNGFEEVVLKMFNTLSPHIMISPQQGKSFDPKMPYFNALRADESIYSYTEVLSENALLKYNDKQSVSMIKGVSGDYLKNESLDSITIEGQFVLENRSGYRVLIGSAIQTYLMVNISDPFNELQVFSPKKGSKGNALNPADDFNMLGIPVGGVFEVQQDFDNVAIVPLAFARQLFDEPSRVSSIEINLVPGADIDSFKKTIKDSIGDRFEVKDRIEQNKVLYNILGSEKWAVYIILTFILIIAIFNIIGSMTMLVIDKLKDIAILSSLGAGKKLIKRIFFLEGMMITMTGCIGGLALGFAFCFLQKQFGFFKMSQENLVIANAYPVAFKAMDFVLVFLTVGVFSFVASALSANLSVKRINYLNKDL, from the coding sequence TTGAATACTTCATTTTACATAGCCAGGCGCTACCTTTTTTCTAAGAAGGCAACGAATGCGATAAACGTAATCTCGGCCATCTCGATGGTTGGAGTGTTTGTCGGAAGTGCTGCACTGATTGTCATACTGTCGGTTTTCAATGGCTTTGAAGAGGTGGTACTCAAAATGTTCAACACGTTGAGCCCGCATATAATGATTTCGCCGCAACAGGGAAAGAGTTTTGATCCGAAGATGCCCTACTTTAACGCGCTGCGGGCAGACGAATCGATATACTCTTACACGGAAGTGCTTTCAGAAAATGCGCTTCTAAAATATAATGACAAGCAGTCTGTAAGTATGATCAAAGGCGTAAGTGGGGACTATCTAAAAAATGAGAGTCTTGACAGCATAACAATTGAGGGTCAGTTCGTCCTTGAAAATAGGAGCGGATACCGCGTGTTGATAGGCTCAGCCATACAGACATACCTGATGGTAAATATTTCTGATCCGTTTAACGAGTTGCAAGTGTTTTCTCCAAAAAAAGGCAGCAAAGGAAATGCTTTAAATCCAGCAGATGACTTTAATATGCTTGGCATTCCCGTGGGTGGTGTTTTCGAAGTGCAGCAGGACTTCGATAACGTAGCTATTGTACCACTTGCTTTTGCGCGGCAACTGTTCGACGAGCCTAGTAGGGTCTCGTCAATTGAAATCAACTTGGTTCCAGGAGCAGACATTGATAGCTTCAAGAAAACTATAAAAGACTCAATTGGCGACAGATTTGAGGTAAAAGACCGAATTGAACAAAACAAAGTTCTTTACAATATTCTAGGCAGCGAGAAATGGGCGGTTTATATCATTCTTACGTTTATCCTGATTATCGCTATTTTTAATATTATCGGATCTATGACTATGCTTGTCATTGATAAACTCAAAGATATAGCCATATTGAGCAGTCTGGGTGCCGGAAAAAAGCTGATCAAACGAATATTCTTCCTTGAAGGCATGATGATTACCATGACCGGATGCATCGGCGGTCTTGCGTTAGGCTTTGCATTCTGTTTCCTGCAGAAACAATTTGGGTTCTTTAAGATGTCGCAGGAAAACCTCGTGATTGCTAATGCATATCCGGTAGCGTTCAAAGCAATGGATTTTGTGCTTGTTTTCCTGACTGTTGGTGTGTTTTCTTTTGTGGCATCAGCTTTGTCAGCTAATCTAAGCGTTAAGAGGATAAATTACTTAAATAAAGATCTGTAG
- a CDS encoding MBL fold metallo-hydrolase, which translates to MITIHSFTFNPVQENTYVLFDETGECVIIDPGMYDSSEQNEFVRFIKDKRLKPVALLNTHCHYDHVFGNRFVYDNWGLKPQFHEGELVVLHAIPGYLTQMGLQYDLSPQPETFLVTGDLVSFGSSRLEVIFAPGHSPGHICFYASKEAFLIGGDVLFYGSIGRTDLPGGNYSQLITSIREGLLVLPEDCKVYPGHGPSTTIGFEKQHNPFLR; encoded by the coding sequence ATGATAACAATACATAGTTTCACGTTTAATCCGGTGCAGGAAAATACGTACGTTTTGTTTGACGAGACGGGCGAATGTGTAATCATTGACCCTGGTATGTACGACTCGTCGGAGCAGAACGAGTTTGTCCGGTTTATAAAAGACAAGAGGTTGAAACCTGTCGCATTGTTAAATACACACTGTCACTACGACCATGTTTTCGGCAACCGGTTTGTGTATGATAACTGGGGGCTCAAACCGCAGTTCCACGAGGGGGAACTAGTCGTTTTGCATGCTATACCTGGCTACCTGACTCAAATGGGTCTGCAATACGACTTGTCGCCACAGCCCGAAACCTTTCTGGTAACGGGTGATCTCGTCAGCTTTGGAAGCAGTAGGTTAGAGGTAATATTTGCGCCTGGTCATTCTCCTGGTCATATTTGTTTTTATGCGTCAAAAGAAGCGTTTTTAATTGGTGGTGATGTATTGTTTTATGGTAGCATCGGTCGCACCGACCTACCTGGAGGAAATTACAGCCAACTGATTACCAGTATAAGAGAGGGCCTTTTAGTATTACCTGAGGACTGTAAGGTTTACCCTGGACATGGGCCGTCGACAACAATCGGCTTCGAGAAACAACATAATCCTTTCCTTAGATAG
- a CDS encoding gliding motility lipoprotein GldD — protein sequence MIRRIGRTLVVIILFASCWGEDYSPKPRGYFNIEFPKKQYRQFDQGCAFTFDYPVYGSVEADSRDRPCWYNLVFSRFNGRLHLTYYDVTSKAEFESLAEDARTFAFKHTVKANAIDQKLINYPDKRVYGIYYAIEGNTASSIQFFLTDSAKHYFRGALYFSERPQFDSIQPVVEFIRVDIDRLIETFKWK from the coding sequence ATGATCAGGCGCATAGGCAGAACTTTGGTTGTCATTATATTGTTCGCATCCTGTTGGGGTGAAGATTATTCCCCGAAGCCGCGCGGTTACTTTAATATTGAATTTCCGAAAAAGCAGTACCGCCAGTTTGATCAGGGCTGTGCTTTTACCTTTGATTATCCGGTATACGGGTCGGTAGAGGCTGACAGCAGGGATAGGCCGTGTTGGTATAATCTGGTGTTCTCGAGGTTTAATGGACGATTGCATCTGACTTATTACGACGTGACATCAAAGGCGGAATTTGAAAGTCTCGCTGAAGACGCTCGGACGTTCGCCTTCAAGCACACGGTCAAAGCGAATGCAATCGATCAAAAGTTAATTAATTATCCCGACAAACGGGTATATGGCATATATTATGCGATAGAAGGTAATACGGCGTCGTCCATACAGTTTTTCCTGACCGACAGCGCAAAACACTATTTCAGGGGCGCCCTATATTTTAGTGAACGGCCGCAATTCGATTCGATACAACCCGTAGTGGAGTTTATAAGGGTGGATATCGACAGGTTGATCGAGACTTTTAAATGGAAATAA
- a CDS encoding shikimate dehydrogenase family protein, with protein sequence MRKFGLIGFPLSHSFSKKFFTEKFQKEQIAGCSYELYPIREIGMLPALLAENTTLEGINVTIPYKLDVMPFLTEVDEAALEIGAVNCISVDRCADALFLKGYNTDAYGFEQSLLPLLEHHHRKALIFGDGGAAKAVKYVLKKLKIPFLVVSRRLSDKTIPYEQLNPVLLAEYTVLINTTPLGMSPDYETYPLFPYEALTPEHLAYDLVYNPEETTFLRKVRERSGKTKNGLEMLYLQAERSWHIWNL encoded by the coding sequence ATGAGAAAATTTGGTTTGATCGGCTTCCCATTATCACATTCTTTCTCGAAGAAGTTTTTTACGGAGAAGTTTCAGAAAGAACAGATCGCTGGATGCAGTTACGAGTTGTATCCGATCCGGGAGATCGGAATGCTTCCCGCGTTGCTGGCTGAAAACACAACGCTTGAGGGCATCAACGTGACAATTCCCTACAAGCTGGATGTTATGCCATTTTTGACGGAAGTGGACGAAGCTGCACTTGAGATTGGCGCGGTGAATTGCATTTCTGTCGACCGCTGCGCCGACGCGCTCTTCCTGAAAGGATATAATACGGACGCGTACGGTTTCGAACAGTCACTGTTACCTTTATTGGAGCACCATCACAGGAAGGCATTGATCTTTGGTGACGGGGGCGCCGCCAAGGCGGTCAAGTATGTATTGAAGAAGCTGAAAATCCCTTTTCTGGTAGTTAGTAGAAGGCTTTCAGACAAAACAATTCCCTATGAGCAGCTCAATCCGGTACTGCTCGCTGAATACACAGTACTCATAAACACCACGCCGCTAGGGATGTCGCCCGATTATGAAACCTATCCGCTTTTTCCATACGAGGCGCTTACCCCGGAACATCTAGCTTACGACCTGGTGTATAATCCTGAGGAAACCACCTTTTTAAGAAAGGTACGTGAGCGTTCGGGGAAGACAAAGAATGGGTTGGAGATGCTCTATCTCCAAGCGGAACGGTCCTGGCATATCTGGAACCTATGA
- a CDS encoding phosphosulfolactate synthase has protein sequence MNYPLNNLPDRPVKPRNKGITMVMDKGLSMRQTEDFIDIAGVHTDIVKLGWATSFVTPKLKEKLAIYKSAGIPTYFGGTLFEAFIIRNQFDDYRRVLDEFQMEYVEVSDGSITIEHELKCEYISKLSDQVTVISEVGSKDAAKIFAPYKWIKLMQAEIDAGSWKVIAEAREGGNVGIYRGSGEVREGLVDEILTQIPEEAIIWEAPQKEQQVWFIKLLGSNVNLGNIAPAEVIPLETIRLGLRGDTFDHFLNLSEI, from the coding sequence ATGAATTACCCGTTGAATAATTTACCTGACAGACCCGTTAAGCCCCGGAACAAAGGGATTACTATGGTCATGGATAAGGGGCTCAGCATGAGACAAACTGAAGATTTCATTGATATCGCTGGTGTACATACTGATATCGTGAAGCTCGGTTGGGCAACTTCGTTCGTTACGCCTAAACTGAAGGAAAAACTTGCGATATATAAATCTGCTGGTATTCCTACGTATTTCGGTGGTACGCTCTTCGAAGCTTTTATCATAAGGAACCAGTTCGACGACTACCGCCGGGTGCTTGATGAGTTTCAGATGGAATACGTTGAAGTGTCGGATGGGTCTATAACGATTGAACACGAGCTTAAGTGTGAGTATATTAGTAAACTGTCAGACCAGGTTACCGTGATATCTGAAGTTGGCTCAAAAGATGCCGCTAAGATTTTTGCACCCTACAAATGGATTAAGCTGATGCAGGCTGAGATAGATGCAGGATCCTGGAAAGTAATCGCTGAGGCCCGGGAAGGTGGAAATGTAGGCATTTACCGGGGCTCTGGCGAAGTGAGAGAGGGGCTGGTTGATGAGATCCTCACCCAGATACCGGAGGAAGCGATCATTTGGGAGGCGCCGCAGAAAGAGCAACAGGTTTGGTTTATCAAACTGCTTGGATCGAATGTGAACCTAGGCAATATAGCTCCGGCAGAAGTGATTCCTCTTGAAACAATCCGGTTGGGTTTAAGAGGCGATACATTTGATCACTTTCTTAATCTTTCGGAGATTTAG
- a CDS encoding tetratricopeptide repeat protein, producing the protein MEEEFYFDHNDDTQRSVERYEEMIRNHDQYFFDAHAFEHIIDYYIEKNDPVKALQVTEYAVNQHPYAAGFLVKQAQLFYLTEQTELAFLALEKAEMLEASEAEIYILRGNIYNNLERYSEALDNFQKALDFAETTDEILLQISYVYQNMLDYENAITYIKRSLEQNMENKDGLYELAFCYDILDKQEESIQFYQEYIDNDPYSYAAWYNLANSYHKLDMFEKAIDAYDYAILIKDNFASAYYNKGNALVQLDRFTEAIGVYKQTFEYEKPNAETYCAIGECYEKLENMDEARAYYKKSVKLDANMADAWFGIGVTLNFEGRYFESLHFYKKALELDGENPDFWFAMADAYYKLGQIDQSIDAYNKVLEYNPVDVEAWLDYSTVLYEQGKLLEASEAISEAVKNNPDAAELYYRMVAYLFAMGEKNDALLFLETALKTDPDKHHILFEYLPQLQENGSILEVINRYLK; encoded by the coding sequence ATGGAAGAGGAGTTTTATTTTGATCATAATGATGATACACAGCGTTCAGTAGAACGGTATGAGGAAATGATCCGGAATCATGACCAGTATTTCTTTGACGCGCATGCTTTTGAGCACATCATAGACTATTATATTGAGAAAAATGACCCGGTAAAGGCTTTGCAGGTTACAGAATACGCGGTAAACCAGCATCCCTATGCAGCAGGATTTCTTGTAAAGCAGGCGCAGCTGTTTTATCTGACTGAACAGACTGAACTTGCCTTCCTTGCGCTGGAGAAGGCCGAAATGCTGGAGGCTTCAGAAGCCGAGATTTACATCTTAAGAGGAAATATCTACAACAATCTGGAACGTTACTCGGAAGCGTTGGATAACTTTCAGAAGGCCCTTGATTTTGCCGAGACCACCGATGAAATTCTCCTTCAGATATCTTATGTGTACCAAAACATGCTTGATTATGAAAATGCAATAACCTATATCAAGCGCAGTCTTGAACAAAACATGGAAAATAAGGATGGGCTGTATGAGCTCGCGTTTTGTTATGATATTCTGGACAAACAGGAGGAGAGCATACAGTTCTATCAGGAATACATAGATAACGATCCTTATTCTTATGCAGCCTGGTATAATCTGGCGAATTCTTATCATAAACTTGATATGTTCGAAAAGGCTATTGATGCGTACGACTATGCCATCTTAATCAAGGATAATTTCGCATCAGCTTACTATAATAAGGGAAATGCATTGGTGCAGCTCGACAGGTTCACCGAAGCGATAGGGGTTTACAAACAGACCTTTGAGTATGAAAAGCCAAATGCCGAAACCTATTGCGCAATCGGCGAATGTTATGAGAAGCTTGAAAACATGGATGAGGCACGTGCCTATTACAAGAAGTCCGTTAAGCTCGATGCTAACATGGCCGATGCCTGGTTCGGGATAGGCGTTACGCTGAATTTTGAGGGACGTTACTTTGAATCGCTACACTTTTATAAAAAGGCGCTTGAGCTTGATGGAGAAAATCCGGATTTCTGGTTTGCAATGGCCGATGCGTACTATAAGCTCGGACAGATAGACCAATCGATAGACGCCTATAACAAAGTACTTGAATACAACCCGGTTGATGTGGAAGCCTGGCTTGATTATTCGACCGTATTATATGAGCAGGGCAAGCTATTGGAGGCTTCAGAAGCTATTTCAGAGGCGGTAAAAAACAACCCGGACGCGGCCGAACTATATTACCGGATGGTAGCCTATCTGTTTGCTATGGGGGAAAAGAACGACGCCTTGCTATTTCTGGAAACCGCTCTGAAAACAGACCCTGATAAGCATCATATACTTTTTGAATACCTGCCGCAATTACAGGAGAATGGCTCGATCCTAGAAGTGATTAACCGCTATTTGAAATAA
- a CDS encoding DEAD/DEAH box helicase, which produces MLRVDSSKPFKIVYSLCKHAYLGYLIEPHVVQLNPQGDFSLTYQRLFSHTAGEFAAHLTDRDFRLIKILDETEQDAIIKKHHKKAIRAVEFFSKTFSDKFYEHVRPRIEKRLSEVLTVLKATGGALYLMDSDGWPAERQIALAEEPATVLFHFRRNDKETRYFPTIKFQGMRIDFMFKDAHVVSNQPAWLLLNDTLYFFEQDIEGKKLQPFLNKRFISISRSTEETYFQKFVCPLIEKYHVYAEGFEIRTEKHVAVPTLQIVYVEGGISQLALYFRYGDHKFSAGNEKKVTVELIREAGNYTFIRVRRDAQLEKAKFDALINMGLRKVGSLAYNLEPAAAGDRFSYAVINWVNEHLDELTKQGFEIIAETGAKKFLIATSKISFEIKEDNDWFDIHAIVSFGEHAIPFITLRQHILHKKHEFTLPDGTIAVIPDKWFELYGSIFSLSDRTTSLKLKKHHIGLINELAEDSLASVALSRKLQRLNNFEDIADVRMPVGFQGNLRSYQKAGYNWFSFLRDYHFGGCLADDMGLGKTIQTLAMLQKLKEESDETAGRTSLIVMPTSLIYNWLNEASKFTPQLKIHPHIGSSRAKDVSTFADYDIIITTYGVTRVDINILSNFHFSYVILDESQNIKNPASKSFKAVRTLKSTYKLALSGTPVENSVADLWSQLTFLNPGLLGTQSFFNEEYVQAIEKKKDEEKSRKLQAIIKPFILRRTKEQVAAELPPKTEQTIYCEMTEDQSAYYEKTKSAYRNDLLNSLDDGSFAKKQVILLQGLTLLRQLANHPAMIDNGYASNSGKFESVIETLDNVLKGGHKVLIFSQFVKHLSLFKDHFERENVAFSYLDGSTKERGKVVADFQKKPDLKVFLISIKAGGVGLNLTEADYVFILDPWWNPAVEQQAIDRSHRIGQGKKVFIYKFISKDTVEEKILALQNRKKRLATALITTEESFFKSLSKDDIREILN; this is translated from the coding sequence ATGTTACGCGTAGACAGCTCAAAACCTTTCAAGATCGTTTACTCTCTATGTAAACACGCTTATCTTGGTTACTTAATCGAACCTCACGTCGTACAGCTAAATCCTCAGGGTGACTTTTCTCTCACCTATCAGCGGCTTTTTTCGCATACCGCAGGGGAATTCGCAGCACATCTCACCGACCGTGACTTCAGACTTATAAAAATTCTCGACGAAACGGAGCAGGATGCGATCATCAAAAAACACCACAAAAAAGCAATCCGTGCAGTGGAATTCTTCAGTAAAACTTTCAGCGATAAGTTCTATGAGCACGTGCGTCCGCGCATAGAAAAGCGGTTATCTGAAGTACTTACAGTTTTAAAAGCGACCGGTGGAGCATTATATCTCATGGACAGTGACGGCTGGCCTGCTGAACGGCAAATAGCACTGGCCGAAGAACCTGCTACAGTGCTGTTCCATTTTCGTAGAAATGACAAAGAGACCCGATATTTTCCAACCATCAAATTTCAGGGAATGCGTATCGATTTCATGTTTAAGGATGCGCATGTGGTCAGCAACCAGCCTGCCTGGTTGCTTTTGAACGATACACTATACTTTTTTGAACAAGATATCGAAGGCAAGAAACTGCAGCCGTTCCTTAACAAGCGTTTTATATCCATATCAAGGTCAACGGAGGAAACTTATTTTCAAAAATTTGTATGTCCTCTAATTGAAAAATATCACGTTTACGCAGAAGGGTTCGAGATCAGGACTGAAAAACATGTTGCCGTTCCCACCCTGCAAATCGTATACGTTGAAGGCGGCATCTCGCAACTGGCGCTCTATTTCCGATACGGGGATCATAAATTCTCTGCCGGCAACGAAAAGAAAGTAACTGTCGAACTGATCCGGGAGGCTGGCAACTATACCTTTATCCGGGTTAGAAGAGATGCTCAGCTCGAAAAGGCAAAGTTCGATGCGCTGATCAACATGGGGCTTAGAAAGGTCGGCTCTCTAGCCTATAACCTGGAACCTGCCGCAGCCGGCGACCGCTTTTCTTACGCCGTTATTAACTGGGTCAATGAACATTTGGACGAACTGACAAAGCAGGGCTTCGAGATTATAGCCGAGACGGGCGCCAAGAAGTTTCTGATTGCCACCAGTAAGATCAGCTTCGAGATAAAGGAAGACAACGACTGGTTTGATATTCATGCAATCGTGTCTTTTGGGGAACACGCAATTCCCTTTATCACATTACGGCAGCACATCCTTCACAAAAAGCATGAGTTTACTTTGCCCGACGGCACGATCGCTGTGATTCCTGACAAGTGGTTTGAGCTTTATGGAAGCATTTTCAGCTTATCAGACAGAACAACCTCCCTCAAATTAAAAAAACATCACATCGGCCTCATCAATGAGCTCGCTGAAGACAGCCTCGCCAGCGTTGCACTAAGCAGAAAACTGCAGCGGCTGAACAATTTTGAAGATATTGCTGACGTACGCATGCCTGTGGGCTTTCAGGGCAATCTGCGTAGCTATCAGAAAGCTGGCTATAACTGGTTCAGCTTTCTCCGGGATTATCATTTTGGCGGTTGCCTGGCAGACGATATGGGCTTAGGTAAGACTATTCAGACATTGGCCATGCTGCAAAAGCTAAAGGAAGAAAGCGACGAAACGGCAGGTCGCACGTCACTGATCGTGATGCCGACCTCTTTGATCTATAACTGGTTAAACGAGGCATCAAAGTTCACACCCCAATTAAAGATCCATCCGCATATCGGGTCATCCAGAGCTAAAGATGTAAGCACATTTGCGGATTATGATATTATCATCACAACTTACGGTGTTACACGCGTCGATATCAATATACTTTCAAATTTCCATTTCAGCTACGTTATACTCGACGAAAGTCAAAACATCAAAAACCCTGCATCAAAGTCTTTCAAGGCCGTGCGCACGCTTAAATCGACATACAAACTGGCGCTAAGCGGCACGCCTGTGGAAAACTCTGTGGCTGACCTCTGGTCACAATTAACCTTCCTCAATCCAGGCCTTCTTGGCACGCAATCTTTCTTTAATGAGGAATACGTGCAGGCGATAGAAAAAAAGAAAGATGAGGAGAAGAGCCGCAAATTGCAGGCTATCATCAAACCCTTTATTCTCAGGCGAACCAAAGAACAGGTCGCGGCCGAGCTACCGCCAAAAACCGAACAGACAATCTATTGTGAGATGACGGAAGATCAGTCTGCATATTATGAAAAGACAAAATCCGCTTACCGTAACGACCTCCTCAACAGCCTTGACGATGGGTCGTTTGCAAAGAAGCAGGTCATTTTACTGCAGGGGCTAACCCTGTTGCGGCAACTAGCCAACCATCCAGCAATGATCGACAATGGCTACGCATCAAACTCTGGCAAATTTGAAAGCGTAATTGAAACGCTCGACAACGTCTTGAAAGGTGGGCACAAAGTTTTAATTTTCTCACAATTTGTAAAACATCTCAGCTTGTTCAAAGATCATTTTGAGCGGGAAAATGTCGCATTCAGTTACCTCGACGGCTCTACAAAAGAACGCGGCAAGGTTGTGGCCGATTTTCAGAAAAAGCCCGATCTAAAGGTATTTCTGATCTCTATTAAGGCAGGCGGCGTTGGTCTGAATCTTACTGAGGCTGACTACGTTTTCATCCTTGACCCTTGGTGGAATCCTGCTGTGGAGCAGCAGGCTATCGACCGTTCGCACCGGATCGGACAAGGCAAAAAGGTCTTCATTTATAAATTCATTAGTAAAGACACCGTTGAAGAAAAGATTCTCGCCTTGCAGAATCGCAAAAAACGACTGGCGACCGCCTTGATTACCACAGAGGAGAGCTTTTTTAAGTCACTCAGTAAAGATGATATCCGAGAAATCCTCAATTAG
- a CDS encoding App1 family protein: MNNSVSVKVYHGYGHSQNMVVYGHVFRFKAHTRQTFSNNLLVNIIHLLKLFILKPFPFVQVRLTFEGQEVYQKTEYDGFFKFEWSVPEGINAGWHGVKVEALDDGGKVIGVGQGQIYVPHITQYAFISDIDDTIMVSHSATIGRRLRELFIKNPRTRKTFKDVYTHYNLLAFSHTQADQPNPFFYVSSSEWNLYDYLVEIFRFNKLPEGTFLLNQIKRWKDLIKTGKTGHEGKLLRVMRILDAFPNQRFVFFGDNSQKDPQIYTTIAKRYPKNIEAIYIRNIRKKREVETLNLLEEARLAGIQTCLFNSSAEAIAHSRAVGLITDLG; the protein is encoded by the coding sequence ATGAATAATTCGGTAAGTGTTAAAGTTTATCATGGCTACGGACACAGCCAGAATATGGTGGTTTACGGACATGTGTTTCGATTTAAAGCCCATACAAGGCAAACCTTCAGCAACAATCTGCTCGTCAACATCATCCATCTGCTTAAGTTATTTATACTGAAACCTTTTCCGTTTGTTCAGGTAAGGCTCACTTTCGAGGGCCAGGAGGTTTATCAAAAAACTGAATATGATGGCTTTTTCAAGTTTGAATGGAGCGTGCCGGAAGGGATAAATGCTGGTTGGCATGGAGTGAAAGTTGAAGCGCTGGATGATGGGGGCAAGGTGATCGGGGTAGGCCAGGGACAAATATATGTACCACATATTACCCAATATGCGTTCATCTCGGATATTGATGATACGATAATGGTGTCGCATTCGGCGACAATAGGCAGGCGGCTGCGTGAGCTATTTATTAAAAATCCGCGAACTAGAAAGACTTTTAAAGATGTGTATACCCACTATAACCTGTTGGCCTTTTCACATACGCAGGCTGATCAGCCCAATCCATTTTTTTATGTTTCCAGCAGTGAGTGGAACCTGTATGATTACCTTGTGGAGATCTTTAGGTTTAATAAGTTGCCAGAAGGAACTTTTCTGCTCAACCAGATCAAACGCTGGAAAGATTTGATCAAGACCGGGAAGACGGGTCATGAAGGCAAGTTGCTGCGCGTTATGCGTATTCTCGACGCCTTTCCTAACCAGCGCTTTGTTTTTTTTGGCGATAACTCACAGAAAGATCCGCAAATTTACACCACCATTGCCAAACGATATCCGAAAAACATAGAGGCGATATATATCCGTAACATCAGAAAGAAAAGGGAGGTGGAGACACTAAACCTCCTTGAAGAGGCCAGACTGGCCGGGATCCAGACTTGTCTTTTTAACAGCAGTGCGGAGGCAATCGCTCACTCGCGCGCTGTTGGTCTAATTACCGATCTCGGCTAG